The following DNA comes from Chelmon rostratus isolate fCheRos1 chromosome 20, fCheRos1.pri, whole genome shotgun sequence.
TAAACATTATTAATAAATTGGTCTCAACACCAGCATCCGattgtaaaaatgaatgaaaatcaaaatagaaaattaaaatatcatCTAAATCAtctgtacatattttttttttctgtattttatttgtacacAGTGTCCCCTACTGGTAGGTTCTTTTTACTGCAGCTCCTGAGAAAAGCGTAGATCAGTCCAAACCTCCCATTGGTTCCTGAACCTGTCCCTCATCCGGCGAGTTGAGGGTGCTGGCAGTCCTTTTAGCCTGCCTACTCGCAGATGTACGAGAGGATATGCCTACAGCCAGTCTTGTGCACGCTCTGCGAGCTCTGCACGTCATAAAGTCACACGAATGCACTCAGTCCCACCTCACGCCTCTGAGTATGAACTCTGTACATTGAGTTTGTCCTTCTTTAGCTTGACACCGTCCACTAGTTCAAAGTTGTAGTTCTCCAGGGCCGATAAGTTCCTGTCCGACATGCCTCCATGCGAGCAGGCGCAGTACAAGACCACACCGCAGATGGCGCCCAGGAAGACCCCCAGGGCGGACATGGCGATGATAGTGATGAGGATGGGGTCGAGCGTCTTCAGCATGTTGCCTGCTCCGCTGATCTGGTTGGTCTCCACAAAGTCTGGGTATTCAGTGATCTCTTCAACTGGAGGGGGaggcagaagcagaggaggagcatgAGACATGAGGTATATCATAAACTCTGAAGGGTGTAGAGGAGAGCAGatttttcctaaaaaaaaaactactaaaTACTGTGAAATAAACCCTCCATGTGAAATGACTTACGGATTTCATTGAGGCGATCCTCTGGTAGCATAGGCTCAGTGGGTACATCAGGATCTGTTCAAACACAAATACTAATTATATCCAGtggcaaaagaaaacaagccaAAATCAAATCTGTGTCTGCTTATTATTCAAGAAAGTGAATGCAGGCGTAACTACGAACTCTGAAAGTCTCACCTTTACAATCTGTCATGCTGAGTCCATTGAGGACCTTAATGTCATCCACAGCAATGTCTCCCCAGCTCTTTCTATCCACCAGACCTTCAATCACCACctagaaaaaaagcacagagtgACTGATTGGCACCCTCTTTTTGAATCCCACAACGGAAAAACCACAGATACAGTGCAAACAAGTCACAGGCGGAATGATGGGTAAATTTTGACTTACTTGATATGGTTTGTTGGTGCGTGGCACAAGGACTCGACCTTCCCTCCAGCGGTTACCTTGGTGACCACTGACCGTCCACAGTAGGATGTCAGCCGGTCCGTCGACTGTCTGCTTGCGCTGTTTGATATGCAGTGTGCCAATGTGTGACCCGAACATGTGGTACCAAAAGGACACGCACAGGTCTGAGTCCGGGGAGCTGACCACGGGGCTGACCAGCCGAGCCACCTCGGTCTCTTGGGGCCCTGTTGCTAAGGTGTAGATGAAATTCCCTGATCCACCTGTCGGATGAAATAACTTGTATCACTGACAGGAAAGGAAATGCGACTCGCATGTACTGCATCAGGAGGTTGCACAGTTTTTGGACAGCTCAATCAGCAATGCCCCACAGGGTCCTCACCTGTGTGGTCCATGTTGGGTCCAGTGTTGAGGGTGGGGGTGCCGCTGGACTGGATCTGCCACCTAGAGCCAGTGTCCTCTGATGTCCAACTGCAGAAGGACGGGTCATTGGCCCAGCCGAAGTCGCAGGCAAAccacagaaaagctgcaaatgtgtagaggaaaggtcaggatGATGCGTCAGAGGAGATCACATTCCATCATACTCCTTATTACAAAAGGAGCAATTGCCAAGAGCTCTGAGCTTTGCTGAACAATGACCTGGGGGCCTGTCATGGTATGACTGCAGGCTACGCTTTGGAGCTTTATCTACTCATCCTGATCAGCTACAAGcactagatggcagcaaagAACTGTGTAAGCTTGGAGATCCACAGCTGGAGCAGATAAAAACAGCTAACACAGGAGGGAAACAGACTGGGATGGAAGGCAAGTTATGGCTCTAACatgagaagaagagagagcCGGCAGCATAGACCTCATGTAGACCTCATTTCTTGGCTGCACTTAATGATTTCTTTTAATGAACCTGACAGGGCATATAAGGAGAGGTATAGAGGAAGACTAAGACCAgacacagcacaaagacagggaCAGGGGAAAAGGAGGATGGGGTCTGGACATGGTGTCCAGTTGAGGAAGCAACATTCATAGCAAcccacagagagctgaggaTTTTAATGAGAGGAGACTTGAGGTTTGAAGACAGCTATGGTAACAGTGCCGGGGCCCCATGCCAACAATTCATTCCCCCATGGACACACGCCGCGCTGAAGAAGCCTCAGTAGAGGCACGAAACTGTGTGGGAGCTCAGGCTTTAGTGTTTTTCAAATTGGATAAAGAAATACTTCCAAGGAACACAAGGGAGTGAGATGTTTGGGAGACGTTAGTCATGGCCTTAAACTCCGGCATGAGATGCCTTTAGAGATACGCCGAGGCGGCTCTCCAAATGACAGAATATATGAGCCaatattcactttattaatgGGAAGATTTTGACTAGCTTCTGCAGGCAACGACTCTATTTACCCATTAAACACAAAGGATGGAATTCCCATGTGGAACCACATTGCAGACGCCAAGCCACTTTTTTTGTCGAGACATCCCATTCCCAATTAAAATGACTTTGGCTTTTTTTCCATTCTTGGGAGGCTTTGACTGAGGCTACCAACAAATGCTGGATAAGAAGAGCAGCCACATGACTCACTTGGCCgtttgatgaaaagaaaaaaaaaagactttttctAGCCAAATGCCAACGGAAACTACGTCCGCTGAGATTAGAGTGTATGGCACGCACACacccaaacagacacacacacacgcacacacacacacacacaaatacacagaactGATTAGCATGCATGGTTTGAGGCTCTAgaaatgaaaagtcagacaGATAAGTGTTTACACACAGGCATTTCGTTatgttcatacacacacagatatgcatatacacacacacacacacacacacatacacctgcgCCTCAGCTCTCATCTATTATAGCTGGTGCCccagcagactgcagacagaccACAGCGTCAGCTGATAGAGTGAAGGGAGCTGGGTGGAGCCTATGGCCCATTAGCCAAGGTCAGACTGGGGCGCAGCCTCTCAGCTGGCGGCTGCCTCATCAGCCCGCTATAGGAGACAGCACTATGTGTGCGTCTGCTTGTGTGACCCCGAAGCACACCTCATTTCCTGTGgtcatttgcattttgcctTCCGTTTTTTGTgttgcggtgtgtgtgtgcgtgtttagTGTGTGTCACTGTCGGCCCAGTGATTAGTGATTATGCTGAGAAGGCAGCAACAGAGCACCGGTGCTAATCATCAGCTAGCCCTGCATCACATAACCTCCCTCACCCCGTCAGCAGGAGCCTCTCAGGGCCATATCATCAGCTTTaataacagacacacatcagaggagaggagccgCCTCGAGCTGGCAATCATTAACTAAGGTACGCTTCttgataaatctgcagcaatgaatttaaaaaaaaaacccagagcAGTTAAACATTCGCTCTATATTTCAACATTCTggcatgtcattttttttacatttgaagacACTGCGTTCAGCACTTGGGAAAGACACATATATGCATTTCCTGCTCACCTGGGATGGTATCCACTTCAGTGGTAGTGGTCTCTGGCAATGTGGTACCACctgtcacaacacaacacattgGTTAGGCGACTCTGAAAAGAGTTTCTTTTCAAATAACTGCACTCATGCACTAAATCTATCCATGCTAACTTAAATTTAGCAAATCAACACATGCCTTGTATTTCCCTTCCTTCTTAGTGCCCTGTTTCAGTACATCCACCATGAAACACTGATGTAATACTTTCAAAACACGTGACTGAAACGGTGCCATGCTCATCATTGGAGACTGCTGGTTAATGGGGGGTGCAGGCAGCAGTGCAGGCTCAGAGAGTGTTACTGGGTTAGTGGGAAATGAGGCCAAGAGGAGTGAGTGGAAAAGAAGGCACAGGAGGAAAAGGCAGTTGAGAGACGAGAGGATAGAGAGAGGCTGTTGGTAGGTTTAGAAGCAGGTGCGTGTGGATGTGCACATTTGGCGATCTCGGGCGCAAGTGCAACAATCCTCTCCTGTGAGTTTAAAGAGGTGGAGGTAAGAGGGGGACTGACTGAGGGGTGAGAGCTACAGGTGCAGCTAATTAGATCTTGCATGCCAGCACGGACGGGGgcgcatgcatgcgtgtgtgcaagtgtgcacAGTTGACGGCAGATTAGCTACGGTATCAAATCGAAGCGTGACAGAGCGGCGAGGCCGGGAAAGTGGAGCGGATCTAGTGTGAGCCATAGCAGAAGGAAGGGGAACAGGGGGAAGAGGGGGTTCGCTTGCAGTCTCATGAGGGCGATGTTAGCACCTGTCACGTCGTAGTCATCACCTGTGCCGCTGTGGCAGCTCGCCTGGTCGTCGTCACACTCGTCCGACGGAGTAGTGCTCGGGACTAGTGTGGTAGGCGGGAGTGTAGGAGCTGTAAAGGttaagaagaacagaaacacgAGACAACATAGATTAAATTTCAAGCTGAACATGGCAAATGCACTAATAGAGGGGGGTGGAGCTTTAAGGGCTTTGTGATGAACcatcatttttttatgttttctcgTACTAAGTAGAGACGGTTAACTTATGTGGATCATTGGCTATCAGTATTAACATAACATTACATCCACTGTCTGATCCTGCTCTCACCTCACATTGTGTCATATGAGGCATTAAAACACGATAGGGACAAAAGCTAGACGTCGTCATAATCTGCAAGTGAATAATCCtcgaacaaacaaacactgacagcgTGTTCAGAGCGCTAGAGTAGAAGTACTTTAAGGTTTATGAAAAAAGAAGACATCAGGAGTGCTAGCATGGGGTGTAGATGTCTGAAATGGTTTCCAGCATGCTTTATAGTTAAAATAGAAAAACGCTGAAATATGTATACATAAGCTCAGCATGTTCTgcccacagtcacacactggGCTTCAATCTCGGCCTGAGCTATTAGCATCCCTTCTATCATGCTGCGGAGGTGTGGGTGTATAAATAGAATTGAAGCTAAAGCACGGTGCTTTGGGCTTGGGCGGCAGAAACTCAGAGATGCATAAACAGGGCTTGGGATTGGCTATAGGCAGGGCCCCCGGCTGCCACGGTGCCCTATCATTACGTCCCCGCCGCACTTGGATGTGGGCATGGCCCTAGATCTGCTCCACGCTCTGCTGCCGCACAGCCGTCCTgcggtgtgtgtgcatttgtgtgtgtttacgctGATTGAGTAATGAACGGGCTTCCCcagtgcagagggagaaaaatagGAAGAGACGTGGAGAGACAGACATAGACAGATAGGGGCGGGTGGCCTGAAAAACGtatgtgtacagtgtgtgagatgcgtgtgcgtgcgtgtgtgcgccaaagctcttgctctctccctctgccagaTGAAATATGAGGCAGATCAGCCCCCGTCAGATTCAGGGTGGGGAAGGTCAGCGACGGGGTCAGCGCTGCGTCAGGGAGCCTCTCACAGAAATGAGGATTTAGCCCCCCTGCTATGGCTcgcaatgcacacacacacagaggcgtCCACGCTTGTACACACTTGCACAAGTACCTGTGTATGTGCGTGAGTGTGTACACATGCCTGTAACCACATGTTTGGCAGGGTGATTGCGGTTGCTCTGTGTGtatacgtctgtgtgtgtgtgtttggcattaacactgaaaacaagcatTATCGTCTGACTAAAGCTCCCGATGGGAGTCCATGAGGCTTACAACAGAATGGGCCTCCCTGAAATCCAATATGTAAATCCACTTAGGGCTAGCGCTACACACTCTTATATCGCTGAGCTGTTTCTGTGCTACATCAGCTTTGAGAGGGACAGATAAAGAGctatgggggaaaaaaataggGGCAATTTTAAAGATAGCAAAGTGTGTGCAGCCctttgaaagaagaaagagatgcAGGGGTTGGGAAGAGTGCGATGGGGGCCAGGCCGCAATAATCCTACCGGGCCAGGTGGCTTTCATTTGATCCTCTCTCAAAATGGCTATCTATGGGAGCAGCTTTGATGTAACAGGGAGACAAGACAACTGTCCCTTGTAGGGATGAAGGGCAGGAGCTGGACAGCTGTGGGCTCAACACGGGAAGCCCTCACGCACATCTTTAAATAACCCCAACGATGGCAAAGAAATGAAGCGCAGGCTACTTACAGCCACGCTATTAGCTGGGATGATGGATGGCTCACCTGTGTGTCACATAAATACAGTGTGTGAACGCGTGCACTGAGTCAAGGTGGTTAACATTGTGGGTAGAAAAAAGTTATTCTGACTAAAAATGTAAGACTTAATGGCCCGAGGTATGCGGCATCAACAACAGGAAGAGAACGTTTCATTGCCCTGGTTAAAAGCATGGCCACAGCTGGAAAAGTCATCAGCGTGGAAAAAAAGGTTTCACTCTCGTAACTTTTCCACCACTGGTAGGAACACTGTTAATGGTAGAAAGCATTGCAGGCAGAAATGTCACCACCATAGGTAGAAATGCTAGTGATGCTCGCCTTTGCATACTTCACACCAAAACTTAAGTGATCATTTGGATAGAACACAGACAATGCGATAGATTTTAGCAGCAGTTCTAACCCGGGGTTCCAATTTACCTTCAATCTCGCAGCCAAGGAGCTCCAGTCGAAGGCCCATGCCAGTAGGAGTGGCCCTCTCTGGGTAAATTCTGATGAAACGGGTCAGCAGGGGCTCCACCGTCCTCAGCTCAGGAGTGTCGTAGTTGCTATTCCCTTCAAATATCTGGCagggaaaaggagagacagtggaaggaagagggaaagagggCAGAGTGAGTGAAAAAGACAAAGCGCAGCGTTGCTGATAATGTCACTGCGAGGGGTTCGACTGATGCAGCTCTCCAAACGCAGATACCCCAAGGCAGACTTATTCCTGCCTTCTAACAAACAGAAGTGGGGTGGAGGGATGGCATGTGCGGGGTAGGTGGAAAGACGTCCAAGATCCCTCTCATCTCGCTGACTTCTAAAGCACGGCTCCGGCAAGTGACGCAGGGGGCCGGTGGCAAAGACAGCACGACACACAACTCTGTCAAAGGCAACCTTCGGCTCCTTCGACACTGCCTCAGATCCTCGGCAAACAAAGgaataaaagaaggaaaagagggaaaTGTGGGCGCGAGAGATGCAAGCAAAGGAAGAGATAGAGGATTGATGGAAGTGGATTAATGGGTATGATCACGTGGAGGAGCCTGGTGCAACTTAGATGCTGGGAACCTCTCAGGCAAGGGGAGAGAGGCAGCTAACTAGGACAAGGGGGGATATGGATCCTCCTTACTCCCTTCATAAACCAAGCATCAGCCCAGCTGGATCAGATTTATGCCCTGTCAGGGACGCTTGTAATTGGGGACGGGCCGTTGCAGGTTGTGTATGCGCTCGTATATATACATTCTTTGTGTGTAAGCGTGCGCATGCACTGAGCGAGGTGTTGGCGTGCGTCTTCTTGTGACACTGGCAGATAAATCGCGGGTCACTTCTCCGTGTTGCGTATTCTTCCCTCTCCCGTCTTTCTTCCCCTGTTTTCCCCtcactcctccttcctctctggaGAGGTTTCACTATCCACTGAAAGGGTTGAACGGTACGTGTGTGGTGCAGAATacaaagcaggaggagggaagtGGGAAAGGACTCTGAGAGGCTTGAGATGCTTATCCTAATGTGATTCAAAACACTGCTGAAATTGACTCACGATGACTGCCTAATGGCTCACAACTGCCAGGCACAACGCTCTGGTGAAAATTGACTGAATGCGTCACAATTGGAATCGATGTTCTGTCATATATGAAAAGCATTTTTAGAAGCACGcattcaaatcatttttaaatcaaatcttTTGGTTTGTGTCAGAAGTCAAACCATCAGTTCCAACCCATTTTCTGGAAAGAAATGCCTAAATATGAAGAAAGCATTAAGGGCGCTGTAGCACATGATCAACAAAAGACGTGCAAAGAAAGCCTTTCACCTTTGGCTTGTTCCCGTTGGTGTCCAACACCATCCTCCAGTCGGAGCCGTTGTTGCTGTAGCCGAGGCGGAACTTCTTCATGAAGACTTTGTTCTCGCGATGCTTCCCTCCCTGGATGATCAACCCCTTCACCAGCTTCTCCTCACCAAGGTCCACCTGGAGCCATTCGCTGGTAAACGGCTGGGGCTGGGGCAACAGGGTCCACCCCGTCCTGCTGGTCAGCAGGCGGGCGTTCTCTGGTACCCAGCTCCGGTCCGTATGGGAGGATGCGGTGATCTGGTTGTCGGTGATCAAACCTGATACCATGCCCAGCATGCCCGAGCACGGGTACTCTGAAAGACAAAAGGCACGGCAAAAGGTGCTTAGCTTTttaatgaaaacctgcagagatGATGGGCACTAAAAGACTTGATCTATATCCAAAGGCTTGATGTTCAACATCGTTTACAATGCCACAAGTCTTGGTGAGTTTCAGGTTCATATAGGGGCAACAGGGATGGTGAAAGTCAAAGTGAAGAGGACAATTCCCCAAACTCTCTGTGATGTTACTCTGATCTCTCCCTctattctctttctctctctgtctgcagatcTCATGCATACTAATTCCTCTGCCTGAAGCGGTTGTCTCCAGGCAGCCAATTAAAACCCTCCTCTCGGTTGGTGCTTCCACGTCCTGCATTCTGGGAGcgctttttcttttcatctccctcatccaccccctcctctctctatAGACTCACATATActcgcacacaaaaacacattctctttgtgttttatctgctgctgcactcatCTACCTTCTGCTCCACAGCTGTCAACATCTGTGGGACTGTGTCTTTTAACACCTCGTTGTTTCCTGTCCACATTTTCAAACTTTCGTCTCCTCCTTTCATTCTACTTCTCTGATCTTACCCTATCCTAACTCTCTGTACGTTTTACCATCTTTGGATGTGTTTCCCATTTGTTTTCAAAAGAgacttattttttttcccccctcatccTTCCTTCTTGACGCCATCCCTCCATATCAAGAGCTAACAGGATAATAACCTGTTGCTACAGCTTGGAAACCTTTTAAACCTGAGTGAACTTTTCAGATCCAACCCCACAACCAGTTAATGTTTCTTAtaagtaaagtacaaatgtCTGGGCACCAGTGgcagtttttgtgtttcatcAACCTCTTTTGCAGGTGATCCACATAAACGAGAAAACAAATGGATAAATTGGTCTTGCACTGAATTTGGACAATACATTTTCAAGGATTTATTGTACTGTTGTACTGAAGGTAGGGATACAGTATCTTTCTTAAGATTTCAGTTGCACACCCTGCTGTGAATTGCACCTGGATTATTTTTCTTGATATATTTTTGGCAGTCTACTTGTAAATGACCTCAATGGCTGATCTACAGATACATATATTATTTGTTCATATTCACGGAACATTTATGCTGCTGGCAGTCTGTGAAACTTCTTCATTGTTCTCATGTGCCATGGGTGTAACAGTGAGCGCTAAAAGGTTAATGGTGCAATTTTAGCTTTAGCTCAAAGATCATTTCATCAATAACGATTATTCACTTCTGAAACACCTCAAGGAGTAAAATATGGTGATGCTGGTGCCATATATTTCTGCGGACACACTTCTGCAGTTTGCCAAATGAAGTATAATACACTGGAGCTCACAGATGTTTCTCGGCATTGCAGTTCCCGCTAAAGTGTGATAGCAGCTTGTATTAGGGGTAGAtcatcctgtctgtctcttcctaACCTTCCTCTAACTCTTCATCCCAAGACACTGAGTCAGGAACCTGTGGTAAGCAATAACATATTTACTATCTGGTTCCCACGGAGAGCTAAATCTGGACATTATTACATCTTCTGTGTCTGCATGAGACAAAGTGCGCACTGTACCGCAGCCGGACTCAATAGCGTAGCTGCATTTGGGAAGAGTGAGCAAAGACTTGGAGAACAAGGCCGCATTCAgacttgtctctctctccctggtTATCTAAAGCAGCTCCTATGCAGGCCGAGGAATGAGACACATCCCCAGTCCTGCGTTCTAGAAAATTGGAGCTCAAGGAACAAACGCTGGCGGCTGGCGGAGGCCTCTCGACTGTTTTCAGGGgttttctcccctctttctttcgTGTTTCGCCAAGATCTGTTTGAGAGCGATCACAGGAGCTCGCCTCTGGAAGAGCAAAGCTGAGGCAATGCACACTGACCGCCTTTGAAGTGGGAGGATGTGAAGGAAAGGTACgtgtgtgatgagtgtgtgtgtgtgtgtgtgtgtgtgtgtgtgtgtgtgtgtctgatctgACTTTAGACACTTGGGTGAACTCCCCGGATCATCTGGAGCTCTTAATCGACTTCAGCTGCAATCACAGAAGCTTCAGAGATGGCATGCACGCAATGACACACCCAGAGGAACAAACATGTGcgtacgcatgtgtgtgtgtgtttggggacCATAAGCGTGTCGATGGTGATACATGGCTATATGGGCCACATTCAGGCTTTGGGTGGAGCCTCAGCGGTTCATCAGAGATATTTATATGCCATGGCATATTTACAAACAGCAGGGTGGTGGATCTTTTTATTAGTGTGTAACTGTTTGCATCAGTATGGGCACACGGCCCACATGATTTAGGGAAAAACACCTTGCAACATTCTGCTCTAGCTCACAGCTCTGCACCCCTAGTTTTTGTCACATCTTGGTGCACTGTTTCAGGTGCTACTATGGCAGCACTTTTCAGGAAAAGTGGAGCTGTACAAAAAAGCCCTCCACATTTCTCTCACAGAAAGTTTTTCAGTAAAGTTCTGCTATAAGGGACTCAGCGCTCAAGGTAGAACGGAGTGAGTCACCAAGTTTATGCAGCCCTCAAGAGCCTCACAATTTCTCTCCCTCCGACTGCACTGCTAGCAGTGGAACTGGCAGTGTCTTCAGAGCACCCAGGGGCGCTGACGTCCTTACGGGGGCCCTGCGGTGACTTCGATCCTGTGATGTGTTTACGCTCTGTGCAGCGGTCTGGTCCCGGGCCCGAAACACACGCCCCAGCTGTAACCCTGCTGTACCCGCAGCGCCTTGTCTCTGCTCTTACATGAACAGCCACGCATATGTAATGCAGAACTGCATAACTCTATGCACGCACAGCAACAACACTCGTACACCTATGCATAAATTTGGCCGGGTACAGCTAATCCTGACCCTAACTTTAATCCAGAACTTAATCCTGCACTAACAACACTGTTTTCTTCCTGTCCTTGTAAGATATACAATCCAAGTgcagaagaacaaaacacacaagcaagGACTAATTAACATTCAATACACATGCTCATAAACCCATAGAGATGCAGACAGATGTGCTAAACCCATATGAAAGtcagtcacatacacacatataaacacacacacacgccgctCATTAAAATAACTTTGACAAAAAGCCGAAGATGAGAGGAGCTTTTCCCAAATCAAAGCTCTCCAAGCAAAAGACAGACTGTGGCTAAAGAGGCGGCTGAGACCAGATCAGCTGGAGGAATGGGACCATATAGATCCCACCCAgttccagctctctctgcctgccagcTGTTGGCTCCATTTATATTCAATGAGGTACATCTAAACATGGGGTAACATAAATAGGTAATCCTCCTTCATGTGCCACTCCTCTATTATGCAGCAGCTTGCTTGAGCCTTAGAGCAGGACtgaaaagaaatacaacatCATCTCACACCTGGCAGGAGCGAGGTGTTTGTGCAACTGGGGCCGGGATGGGAAATACCAAGTACTGTATGTTGTCACAAGAAGGGATTAAAACCAACACCAGGCCAAATGCAGAAATCAGAAATAGACTCAGTGGCATAATTTGATTATTTCGTTTGAAACTGTTAcgtatttaatttaaataaaacctCTATGATGAAGCGTTTTGTGTTCAGTGGCAGCTGTGAGCAAAGAATAGCGCTgagatgtgtgcatgtatgcatgcgGATCAGAAACGATCCCAGGCAGTACCAACCTGATATCTTACATCCATACACCTCAAAGCGCAGCGCGATGCCTGTTTCCCAGGTAACGGGACGGATCCGGACGAAGCGCGTCAGCGTGGCTTTGGGCAGCATCGTCTTGGCAACGTCAGTTGGGTTGGTGTTGCCTTGAAAAACCTGTGATAGAGGCAGAAGAAAAGTAAATTATTGACAGAATGTGTGGAGCTGAGATGCATGGTGGAAATTTCTGTGAAACCTTGAATCAGGAAACAGAGAGCCAAGGCAGGGAAAGGTTCACATTCAGTGAGATTACGATGCTGCAAGTATTGTCAAATCTAAacatatacaaaataaaacagcaagaGCTCAGTAATTGGTCTTATTGTGCATTGAGTCAGGTATTTACACAGTGTTGGAAATCTGTGGCGCTATACTGTTACTGCTATAAACTTTTACGCATGAGACAAAGGTAATACAATAAGACTGATTAGACTGATTTCCCTGACACCCTGACATTGCCCTAGCACTTCCTCTTGCGCCACATGTGGCGGCACATGCTGGCCGTGGCCTGTGACTGTGAAACCTGAGGCGGTATGTGTAACACTGACAAGACCAGACTTGCTCAAGGTGGCCTTTTAGTGTCCTCTGGTTCCAGGTTTGGTGGAGGTTTTACTGCAGTGTCTTGTTTAAAGGTCAGAGATGTCACTGTTCTCCCCTGGTGTCGGTTGACGGTTTACTAGCACCATACGAGGCTGGCCACCCAGCAAAACAACTCCCCACAGTCCATCACGGGTCATTCTGCGTAACTGAATCACACCGGTGACCATGTGACCTCCTGACCTCCCTGACAGAGCAGCTATAGGGCAGAGAGGAATCCAGCTGAGAAGAgcaggacggacagacagaaagataacAGTTCTACTAAAACACCAGCAAGCTGACCCATTAGTCCATGCAGCCTGCCTACCCCTCTGCAACCCAGTCCCTGAGCAATACCTGTCAACAACGTCACTAAGGGACTATGCAAACCAAGTCATCCACGCTCTTAAATGTCACACCGAGTCCCCTCTCTACTCGCTAACTGTAAAGTGGCTTTTTCCGGAGCCGCGCTAGGCTGCCAAACTGCAGGCTCAGCATGTAGCAAATGGTGTCCCTCTGCACAAAAAGCACTTTAGAGTCTGGAAAAACACAGGCCAGGCTTACCGAAGCCCCCACTTTACAGAAGGGACTGTGTACTTCAGAGAGACCATAAAACAGTCAGGCCCGGGGCCATGTGTACTCTGAAGCACAAACACGCTTGTTTGGATGCTCTGTTGTTGTCGAGAACTTTTTTGTTCCACTTGCGGCCTCGCCTTGCGGTATTTACATGTCACACACTCAgagctgtcagacacacacatgtctcTGTGACTCTCCGGA
Coding sequences within:
- the nrp1a gene encoding neuropilin-1a isoform X2; this encodes MHCGLVFVLFMGNLLVVKAFKNDKCGGNIRISTANYLTSPGYPMSYPPSQRCAWVISAPGPHQRILINFNPHFDLEDRECKYDYVEVRDGVDESGQLVGKYCGKIAPSPVVSSGNQLFIKFVSDYETHGAGFSIRYEIFKTGPECSRNFTSNSGVIKSPGFPEKYPNNLDCTFMIFAPKMSEIILEFESFELEPDPTPPAGVFCRYDRLEIWDGFPGVGPYIGRYCGQNTPGRIISYTGILALTINTDSAIAKEGFSANFTVIERTVPEDFDCSDPLGMESGEITSDQIMASSQYNPSWSPERSRLNYYENAWTPAEDSNKEWIQVDLGFLRFVSAIGTQGAISQETRRIYFVKSYKVDVSSNGEDWITLKEGSKQKVFQGNTNPTDVAKTMLPKATLTRFVRIRPVTWETGIALRFEVYGCKISEYPCSGMLGMVSGLITDNQITASSHTDRSWVPENARLLTSRTGWTLLPQPQPFTSEWLQVDLGEEKLVKGLIIQGGKHRENKVFMKKFRLGYSNNGSDWRMVLDTNGNKPKIFEGNSNYDTPELRTVEPLLTRFIRIYPERATPTGMGLRLELLGCEIEAPTLPPTTLVPSTTPSDECDDDQASCHSGTGGTTLPETTTTEVDTIPAFLWFACDFGWANDPSFCSWTSEDTGSRWQIQSSGTPTLNTGPNMDHTGGSGNFIYTLATGPQETEVARLVSPVVSSPDSDLCVSFWYHMFGSHIGTLHIKQRKQTVDGPADILLWTVSGHQGNRWREGRVLVPRTNKPYQVVIEGLVDRKSWGDIAVDDIKVLNGLSMTDCKDPDVPTEPMLPEDRLNEILEEITEYPDFVETNQISGAGNMLKTLDPILITIIAMSALGVFLGAICGVVLYCACSHGGMSDRNLSALENYNFELVDGVKLKKDKLNVQSSYSEA
- the nrp1a gene encoding neuropilin-1a isoform X1 codes for the protein MHCGLVFVLFMGNLLVVKAFKNDKCGGNIRISTANYLTSPGYPMSYPPSQRCAWVISAPGPHQRILINFNPHFDLEDRECKYDYVEVRDGVDESGQLVGKYCGKIAPSPVVSSGNQLFIKFVSDYETHGAGFSIRYEIFKTGPECSRNFTSNSGVIKSPGFPEKYPNNLDCTFMIFAPKMSEIILEFESFELEPDPTPPAGVFCRYDRLEIWDGFPGVGPYIGRYCGQNTPGRIISYTGILALTINTDSAIAKEGFSANFTVIERTVPEDFDCSDPLGMESGEITSDQIMASSQYNPSWSPERSRLNYYENAWTPAEDSNKEWIQVDLGFLRFVSAIGTQGAISQETRRIYFVKSYKVDVSSNGEDWITLKEGSKQKVFQGNTNPTDVAKTMLPKATLTRFVRIRPVTWETGIALRFEVYGCKISEYPCSGMLGMVSGLITDNQITASSHTDRSWVPENARLLTSRTGWTLLPQPQPFTSEWLQVDLGEEKLVKGLIIQGGKHRENKVFMKKFRLGYSNNGSDWRMVLDTNGNKPKIFEGNSNYDTPELRTVEPLLTRFIRIYPERATPTGMGLRLELLGCEIEAPTLPPTTLVPSTTPSDECDDDQASCHSGTGDDYDVTGGTTLPETTTTEVDTIPAFLWFACDFGWANDPSFCSWTSEDTGSRWQIQSSGTPTLNTGPNMDHTGGSGNFIYTLATGPQETEVARLVSPVVSSPDSDLCVSFWYHMFGSHIGTLHIKQRKQTVDGPADILLWTVSGHQGNRWREGRVLVPRTNKPYQVVIEGLVDRKSWGDIAVDDIKVLNGLSMTDCKDPDVPTEPMLPEDRLNEILEEITEYPDFVETNQISGAGNMLKTLDPILITIIAMSALGVFLGAICGVVLYCACSHGGMSDRNLSALENYNFELVDGVKLKKDKLNVQSSYSEA